Proteins co-encoded in one Halorussus vallis genomic window:
- a CDS encoding UPF0058 family protein, translated as MRKVELIYLHALLATVHEHLDARRDLAADSLAEYERSEVGPYQIQLPKDDHEAAIRLLAGGIAASVRDGEESDRDAELQEA; from the coding sequence ATGCGCAAAGTCGAGCTCATCTACCTGCACGCGCTGCTCGCAACGGTCCACGAACACCTAGATGCGCGCCGCGACCTCGCCGCCGACTCGCTGGCGGAGTACGAGCGAAGCGAGGTCGGTCCGTACCAGATTCAGTTGCCCAAGGACGACCACGAGGCGGCGATACGCCTCCTTGCCGGCGGTATCGCGGCATCTGTCCGCGACGGCGAGGAGTCCGACCGGGACGCGGAGCTTCAGGAGGCGTAA
- a CDS encoding DUF7524 family protein, which produces MSESLSVDLNEERLHDIRTPATFETTDSFPILLKNGDAPVHVHLHLDDALSRVATIPANNHYVAADTTRQVTVEVRDGPRPVEGRLKIVTGHGAETDYVDVDVVEPDERADAVAVDESLSAPRRRNAGDGDDQEEAGFELPGLDAVRRNAPVLVLGLLAVVAAGSAASVANSATVLLGALAVLASVVAAAVLLVR; this is translated from the coding sequence GTGTCAGAGAGTCTGTCCGTCGACCTGAACGAAGAGCGCCTTCACGACATCCGGACGCCCGCGACGTTCGAGACGACGGACTCCTTTCCCATCCTGCTCAAGAACGGCGACGCGCCCGTCCACGTCCACCTCCACCTGGACGACGCGCTCTCGCGGGTCGCCACCATTCCGGCGAACAACCACTACGTGGCCGCCGACACGACCCGACAGGTGACCGTCGAAGTCCGCGACGGTCCCCGACCCGTCGAGGGCCGACTGAAGATCGTCACCGGCCACGGCGCGGAAACCGACTACGTCGACGTCGACGTGGTCGAACCCGACGAACGCGCCGACGCCGTGGCGGTCGACGAGTCGCTCTCCGCGCCCCGACGTCGGAACGCCGGCGACGGTGACGACCAGGAGGAGGCGGGCTTCGAACTTCCGGGACTCGACGCGGTCCGGCGGAACGCGCCCGTGCTCGTTCTGGGCCTGCTGGCCGTCGTCGCCGCCGGAAGCGCCGCCTCGGTCGCGAACAGCGCCACCGTGTTGCTGGGCGCGCTGGCGGTCCTCGCCAGCGTCGTCGCGGCCGCGGTGTTGCTCGTTCGGTAG
- a CDS encoding adenylosuccinate synthase, with protein MTVTIVGSQLGDEGKGGIVDLWGDAADVVARYQGGDNAGHTVVEDGTEYKLSLVPSGAVRGKVGVLGNGCVVNPETLFDEIDDLKERGLNPDVRVARRAHVILPYHRVLDGIEEDVKSDSDMKVGTTGRGIGPTYEDKMGRRGIRVGDLLDADVLREKLEYVVPQKRALAEDVFGVETGEEFDIATLYDTYKRYGERLAEENMTVDAGEFLAGRIDAGEGVMFEGAQGTIIDIDHGNYPYVTSSNPTAGGAATGTGLGPGVVGGGEIVGIVKAYLTRVGSGPLPTELGGVEGDTPGYDEQGGGEDEELAEYIREEGGEYGTVTGRPRRVGWLDMPMLRHSARTNGFTGLAVNHVDVLSGLDEVKVGHSYDLDGEEIFTIPATTERWSRCEPNFRSFDGWEDTDWSAVVEEGYDAIPENARAYLEYVSDELDADVYAVGVGPGREESVVVEDPFE; from the coding sequence ATGACCGTAACCATCGTCGGTTCGCAACTCGGCGACGAGGGGAAGGGCGGCATCGTCGACCTCTGGGGCGACGCCGCCGACGTCGTCGCGCGCTATCAGGGCGGCGACAACGCCGGCCACACCGTCGTCGAAGACGGTACGGAGTACAAACTCTCGCTCGTTCCGAGCGGCGCCGTTCGAGGCAAAGTCGGCGTCCTCGGCAACGGCTGCGTGGTCAACCCCGAGACGCTGTTCGACGAGATAGACGACCTGAAAGAGCGGGGCCTGAACCCCGACGTGCGCGTGGCCCGGCGCGCGCACGTCATCCTCCCGTACCACCGCGTCCTCGACGGCATCGAGGAGGACGTCAAGAGCGACTCGGACATGAAGGTGGGGACCACCGGCCGGGGCATTGGACCTACCTACGAGGACAAGATGGGTCGCCGGGGCATCCGCGTCGGCGATCTGCTCGACGCCGACGTGCTCCGTGAGAAACTGGAGTACGTCGTCCCCCAGAAGCGCGCGCTCGCCGAGGACGTCTTCGGCGTCGAGACGGGCGAGGAGTTCGACATCGCCACGCTGTACGATACGTACAAGCGCTACGGCGAACGCCTCGCCGAGGAGAACATGACCGTCGACGCGGGCGAGTTCCTCGCCGGCCGCATCGACGCCGGCGAGGGCGTGATGTTCGAGGGCGCGCAGGGCACCATCATCGACATCGACCACGGCAACTACCCCTACGTCACGTCCTCGAACCCGACGGCGGGCGGGGCCGCGACGGGCACCGGCCTCGGGCCGGGCGTCGTCGGCGGCGGCGAAATCGTCGGCATCGTCAAGGCGTACCTCACCCGGGTCGGCAGCGGCCCGCTGCCGACCGAACTCGGCGGCGTCGAAGGCGACACCCCCGGCTACGACGAGCAGGGCGGCGGCGAGGACGAGGAACTCGCCGAGTACATCCGCGAGGAAGGCGGCGAGTACGGCACCGTCACCGGGCGCCCGCGGCGGGTCGGATGGCTCGACATGCCGATGCTCCGCCACTCCGCGCGCACGAACGGGTTCACGGGCCTGGCGGTCAACCACGTCGACGTGCTCTCCGGCCTCGACGAGGTGAAGGTCGGCCACAGCTACGACCTCGACGGCGAGGAGATATTCACGATTCCCGCGACCACCGAGCGCTGGAGCCGCTGTGAACCGAACTTCCGGAGCTTCGACGGGTGGGAGGACACCGACTGGAGCGCCGTGGTCGAGGAGGGCTACGACGCCATCCCCGAGAACGCCCGGGCCTACCTGGAGTACGTGAGCGACGAACTCGATGCCGACGTCTACGCCGTCGGCGTCGGACCGGGCCGCGAGGAGTCGGTCGTGGTCGAAGACCCCTTCGAGTAA
- a CDS encoding DUF7522 family protein: MSPSRSETLTDFLRNRVGDHLRSVLYYDESGGELLYIRDDVADRYSKTEVADVERDVRLEAVDKPHQEDLYDHGALNATVRCFDDAVEMHFPHDETSGTAVALDGEVFAIHNTFVGKCMELMDDEE, translated from the coding sequence ATGTCACCGAGTCGCTCAGAGACGTTGACCGACTTCCTCCGAAACCGCGTCGGCGACCACCTGCGAAGCGTCCTCTACTACGACGAATCGGGCGGCGAACTGCTCTACATCCGCGACGACGTCGCCGACCGCTACTCGAAAACCGAGGTCGCCGACGTCGAACGCGACGTCCGCCTGGAGGCGGTCGACAAACCCCACCAGGAGGACCTCTACGACCACGGCGCGCTGAACGCGACGGTCCGGTGTTTCGACGACGCCGTCGAGATGCACTTCCCCCACGACGAAACCAGCGGGACCGCGGTGGCCCTCGACGGCGAAGTGTTCGCGATCCACAACACGTTCGTCGGCAAGTGCATGGAGCTGATGGACGACGAGGAGTAG
- a CDS encoding ribbon-helix-helix domain-containing protein, producing the protein MPKVEITIPEHLEMQIAQMVEQGEFVNREEAIEDLLSTGLKAYKTSGPMDNDDREPGLEDEGMMGHEDEYVF; encoded by the coding sequence ATGCCGAAGGTAGAGATAACTATTCCGGAGCACCTCGAAATGCAGATCGCCCAGATGGTGGAGCAGGGCGAGTTCGTCAACCGAGAAGAGGCCATCGAGGACCTCCTCTCGACCGGACTCAAAGCCTACAAGACCAGCGGCCCGATGGATAACGACGACCGCGAACCCGGCCTCGAAGACGAGGGCATGATGGGCCACGAGGACGAGTACGTCTTCTAA
- a CDS encoding DUF7527 domain-containing protein: METRTVEQINSWNSRPVSGGYAGLRELSDGEFSGAVQAAGAWLFMLNGRVIGVHEGSLEDFEDADGTAYAAPHPSLPLLFSMQERGGDTRAKYYTNDTPLSEADGTLTDGNFTGYVELSENVLSGDYYVAYYGGRSMSVAFVGASEQVVTGDEAFDRADDEVGIYEVRDVDLEVLDLPEPEDATEDDPEPTGAADPDADASDDRAAPSGPASEPASDGLEPDADPEPRARSDSGPGATRDRSSSPAAATADPDPSAGATNAIAEAESDPAAETTPVGTDAADSATESPRREPAEVSRTGAESADAGASEASTSDARTADASAGASAQVQTAAEQTAAPARDETTTVEESATAEEAVAEDDDAAAGAFDEEEEWRQTTTIPSLNPDRSASKDESEGASGDAAGASAASATSTKGRQTDRQSRDGRSTSGRSSGATGRAAERESARRSTTADSGGERSASDDRRSSRPDDRPASARSTNDDASDEKRRQLRSQLQQREQQVEQLQARVSKVQSERDELERERDALRQEVSRLESRLEATEADAAGGAARQLSRAQAFDGTNLFVRYRSKGEATLDEAAAGHVDASDVNENLRLEHHTQFEAEDVAVDGEEFEAFLHDSFEYRFASWVVEELLYEIRETGHRGGLRDLYESIPKIDRVDLHGAVSAGDEEEGTRQESFDVIMRDRMGNPLVVADLNGSRDPTTGEMMGSLVDASTGVASAHGELAGSFQVTESFFEPEALETAESATSGGILSREKRESFVKLSRKQGYHLCLVESRSGGFHLNVPEL, encoded by the coding sequence ATGGAAACGCGCACGGTCGAACAGATAAATAGCTGGAACTCCCGACCGGTCTCCGGGGGGTACGCCGGCCTCCGAGAACTCTCGGACGGGGAGTTCTCCGGGGCGGTGCAGGCCGCGGGGGCGTGGCTCTTCATGCTGAACGGTCGGGTCATCGGCGTCCACGAGGGCTCGCTGGAGGACTTCGAGGACGCCGACGGCACCGCCTACGCCGCGCCGCACCCCTCGCTCCCGCTGCTCTTCAGCATGCAGGAACGGGGCGGCGACACCCGGGCGAAGTACTACACGAACGACACGCCGCTGTCGGAGGCCGACGGGACGCTGACCGACGGCAACTTCACGGGCTACGTCGAACTCAGCGAGAACGTCCTCAGCGGCGACTACTACGTCGCCTACTACGGCGGGCGCTCGATGAGCGTGGCGTTCGTCGGCGCGAGCGAGCAGGTGGTCACCGGCGACGAAGCCTTCGACCGGGCCGACGACGAGGTCGGCATCTACGAGGTCCGGGACGTGGACCTCGAAGTGCTCGACCTACCCGAACCCGAAGACGCGACCGAAGACGACCCCGAACCGACCGGCGCGGCGGACCCCGACGCCGACGCTTCGGACGACCGCGCCGCGCCGTCCGGCCCCGCGTCCGAACCCGCCTCCGACGGCCTCGAACCCGACGCCGACCCGGAACCGCGGGCGAGGAGCGATTCGGGACCGGGCGCGACGCGCGACCGGTCGTCTTCGCCCGCCGCCGCGACGGCCGACCCCGACCCGTCGGCCGGCGCGACGAACGCCATCGCGGAGGCCGAGTCCGACCCGGCGGCCGAAACGACGCCGGTCGGAACCGACGCCGCCGACTCGGCGACCGAATCGCCCCGGCGCGAACCCGCCGAGGTGAGTCGAACGGGCGCGGAGTCGGCTGACGCGGGCGCGAGCGAGGCGAGTACGTCGGACGCGCGGACGGCCGACGCGAGCGCCGGCGCGAGTGCCCAGGTCCAGACGGCCGCCGAGCAGACCGCAGCGCCGGCCCGTGACGAGACGACTACGGTCGAAGAGTCGGCGACCGCCGAGGAGGCGGTCGCCGAGGACGACGACGCCGCGGCCGGCGCCTTCGACGAGGAGGAGGAGTGGCGCCAGACGACCACCATCCCGTCGCTGAACCCCGACCGGAGCGCGTCGAAGGACGAGTCCGAGGGCGCGTCGGGCGACGCGGCCGGTGCGAGCGCGGCGAGCGCGACGAGTACGAAGGGCCGACAGACCGACCGGCAGTCCCGCGACGGTCGGTCGACCTCCGGACGGTCGTCGGGCGCAACCGGTCGGGCGGCCGAACGTGAGAGCGCACGGCGCTCGACCACGGCCGACTCCGGCGGCGAGCGCTCGGCGAGCGACGACCGGCGTTCGTCGCGGCCGGACGACCGACCCGCGTCGGCCCGCTCGACCAACGACGACGCGTCGGACGAGAAGCGCCGACAGCTACGCTCGCAACTCCAGCAGCGCGAACAGCAGGTCGAACAGCTCCAGGCCCGCGTCTCGAAGGTCCAGTCCGAGCGCGACGAACTCGAACGCGAGCGCGACGCGCTCCGCCAGGAGGTTTCGCGCCTCGAATCCCGACTCGAGGCCACGGAGGCCGACGCCGCCGGCGGGGCGGCCCGGCAACTCAGCCGTGCGCAGGCGTTCGACGGGACCAACCTCTTCGTCCGTTACCGCTCGAAGGGCGAGGCCACGCTCGACGAGGCGGCCGCCGGCCACGTCGACGCGTCGGACGTGAACGAGAACCTCCGTCTCGAACACCACACCCAGTTCGAGGCCGAGGACGTCGCCGTGGACGGCGAGGAGTTCGAGGCGTTCCTCCACGACTCGTTCGAGTACCGCTTCGCCTCGTGGGTGGTCGAGGAACTGCTGTACGAGATACGCGAAACCGGCCACCGCGGCGGACTGCGCGACCTCTACGAGTCGATTCCGAAAATCGACCGCGTCGACCTCCACGGGGCTGTGAGCGCGGGCGACGAAGAGGAGGGCACTCGCCAGGAGTCCTTCGACGTCATCATGCGCGACCGGATGGGCAACCCGCTGGTCGTCGCCGACCTCAACGGGAGTCGGGACCCGACGACCGGCGAGATGATGGGGTCGCTCGTCGACGCCTCGACCGGCGTGGCCAGCGCTCACGGCGAACTCGCCGGCTCGTTCCAGGTAACCGAGAGCTTCTTCGAACCCGAAGCGCTCGAAACCGCCGAGAGCGCGACTAGCGGCGGGATACTCAGCCGCGAGAAGAGAGAAAGCTTCGTGAAGCTCTCCCGCAAACAGGGGTACCACCTCTGTCTGGTCGAATCGCGCAGCGGCGGCTTCCACCTGAACGTTCCGGAGCTATAG
- the menD gene encoding 2-succinyl-5-enolpyruvyl-6-hydroxy-3-cyclohexene-1-carboxylic-acid synthase gives MTAPNRNTLWARTFVAELEAAGIDAVCLAPGSRSTPLTVAFAESDLAVFSHLDERSAAFFALGRAKRTGKPTPVVCTSGTAAANFHPAVVEASQARVPMLLLTADRPPELRDSGANQTVDQEKLYGDAVRWYADLAEPEADDRKLRYLRTTAARAVAEATGVPAGPVHLNFPFRKPLEPTEVPGDVPEDFADAHPLAAEGRDGPFVRTARGAAELDAADLQEVRRALADAERGLVVVGPADNPAPDRDALAALADATGFPVLADPLSGHRFGHGRNGDGAPLAVGGYDGYLDAVADAWPDPDVVVRFGASPTSKVLRNYLEAADARQFLVDPAGGWREATYTATDLLVADPTRLAERVASELDSAGSASAGDAADAGTSTWRDRFADAEETYWSLVRDARAERLFEGGVLSTVAARLPDPATVMVSNSMPVRDLDRFGEPRAADVTVLGNRGASGIDGITSTGLGAGSATDDPLVIVTGDLAYYHDMNGLLALARCGVDATIVEVNNDGGGIFHMLPIEEFDPPFTEQFRTPHGLDFEATGDLYDFDFERVSDLDALAEAFDDSVASDGTQVLEVRTDAAESHGFRDELAERVADALGE, from the coding sequence ATGACCGCTCCGAACCGCAACACCCTCTGGGCGCGGACGTTCGTCGCGGAACTCGAAGCCGCCGGAATCGACGCGGTCTGTCTCGCGCCCGGCAGTCGCTCGACGCCCCTGACCGTCGCGTTCGCCGAGAGCGACCTCGCCGTCTTCTCTCATCTCGACGAGCGCTCGGCCGCCTTCTTCGCGCTGGGACGGGCCAAACGCACCGGGAAGCCGACGCCGGTGGTCTGTACGTCGGGCACCGCCGCCGCGAACTTCCACCCGGCGGTCGTCGAAGCGAGTCAGGCCCGCGTGCCGATGCTCCTGCTGACCGCCGACCGGCCGCCGGAACTCCGGGACAGCGGCGCGAACCAGACCGTCGACCAGGAGAAACTCTACGGCGACGCCGTGCGCTGGTACGCCGACCTCGCAGAACCCGAGGCCGACGACCGCAAGTTGCGGTACCTCCGGACGACCGCGGCCCGTGCCGTCGCGGAGGCGACCGGCGTCCCGGCGGGGCCGGTCCACCTCAACTTCCCGTTCCGGAAACCGCTCGAACCGACCGAGGTACCGGGCGACGTGCCCGAGGACTTCGCCGACGCACATCCGCTCGCGGCCGAGGGCCGCGACGGGCCGTTCGTCCGGACCGCGCGGGGTGCGGCGGAACTCGACGCGGCGGACCTCCAAGAGGTCCGCCGCGCGCTGGCCGACGCCGAGCGCGGCCTCGTCGTCGTCGGCCCCGCGGACAACCCCGCGCCCGACCGCGACGCGCTCGCGGCGCTCGCCGACGCGACCGGCTTTCCGGTGCTGGCCGACCCGCTGTCGGGCCACCGGTTCGGTCACGGGAGAAACGGCGACGGCGCGCCTCTCGCGGTCGGAGGCTACGACGGCTACCTCGATGCGGTCGCCGATGCGTGGCCCGACCCCGACGTCGTAGTGCGCTTCGGCGCGTCGCCGACCTCGAAGGTTCTGCGGAACTACCTCGAAGCGGCCGACGCCCGGCAGTTCCTCGTCGACCCCGCGGGCGGGTGGCGCGAGGCGACCTACACCGCGACCGACCTACTGGTGGCCGACCCGACGCGACTCGCCGAGCGAGTCGCGTCGGAACTGGACTCGGCGGGGTCGGCGAGTGCCGGAGACGCGGCCGACGCCGGAACCTCGACCTGGCGCGACCGCTTCGCCGACGCCGAGGAAACGTACTGGTCGCTCGTGCGCGACGCGCGCGCGGAGCGCCTGTTCGAGGGCGGCGTCCTCTCGACCGTCGCGGCGCGACTGCCGGACCCGGCGACCGTGATGGTCTCGAACAGCATGCCGGTCCGGGACCTGGACCGCTTCGGCGAACCGCGCGCGGCCGACGTGACGGTGCTCGGTAACCGCGGCGCGAGCGGCATCGACGGCATCACCAGCACCGGCCTCGGCGCGGGGAGCGCCACCGACGACCCGCTCGTAATCGTCACGGGCGACCTGGCGTACTACCACGACATGAACGGCCTGCTGGCGCTGGCGCGATGCGGCGTCGACGCGACCATCGTGGAGGTGAACAACGACGGCGGCGGCATCTTCCACATGCTCCCCATCGAGGAGTTCGACCCGCCGTTCACCGAGCAGTTCCGAACGCCCCACGGCCTCGACTTCGAGGCGACCGGCGACCTCTACGACTTCGACTTCGAGCGCGTCTCGGACCTCGACGCGCTCGCCGAGGCGTTCGACGACTCGGTGGCGAGCGACGGGACGCAGGTGCTCGAAGTCCGGACCGACGCCGCGGAGAGTCACGGGTTCCGCGACGAACTCGCCGAGCGCGTCGCCGACGCACTCGGCGAGTGA
- a CDS encoding UPF0058 family protein, translating to MHKDELLELHEEMVLIMEYFQDREDVTDGLFDPYEQLDVDPSHVHKSKSEHKHAVFVLGNALATAMSDDEFSEAGRIGKRMQELADDAEQKI from the coding sequence ATGCACAAAGACGAACTTCTGGAGCTTCACGAGGAGATGGTGCTCATCATGGAGTACTTCCAAGACCGCGAGGACGTGACCGACGGCCTCTTCGACCCGTACGAACAGCTCGACGTCGACCCCTCGCACGTCCACAAATCCAAGAGCGAGCACAAGCACGCCGTCTTCGTCCTCGGCAACGCGCTGGCGACGGCGATGAGCGACGACGAGTTCAGCGAGGCGGGACGTATCGGCAAGCGGATGCAGGAGTTGGCCGACGACGCCGAGCAGAAGATCTGA
- a CDS encoding isochorismate synthase gives MESPPRDGQVSAEPTGSALVSRTCELPEHAAQTTRAFLASRESPRIFWASPYGPELAGGGTAARITADGSDRFDEIRAAAADLFAGLDYDGPDLARPRLFGGFAFHDSHRAAPPWRGFPGATFLLPRMQLVRADGEAWLTVSARDSAPEEVEAALENAKRSIEGSSPSGASASDAPDGEPPGVVGTEPTTSREEWAEQVRAAVERIRGGELSKVVIAQALAATLEAPVSVPDALERLGESYPDCFRFFVEPTAEAGFFGATPERLTTLRGRTVETEALAGSVGRGGTPEEDAELEASLRESEKMIHEHELVGRTIRDQLAPLAGEVRVGDRRVRKLANIQHLWTPIEADLAVDDHVLSIVEALHPTPAVGGVPPSAALDAIRETETFDRGWYAAPVGWFDAAGDGTFAVGLRSGVAESDRVTLFAGNGIVGDSDPDAEYEEVQLKYRPILDELERR, from the coding sequence ATGGAGTCACCGCCCCGCGACGGACAGGTGTCGGCCGAACCGACCGGCTCCGCCCTCGTGAGTCGGACCTGCGAGTTACCGGAACACGCGGCGCAGACGACGCGCGCGTTTCTCGCGTCCCGGGAGTCTCCGCGGATCTTCTGGGCGAGTCCGTACGGTCCCGAACTCGCCGGCGGCGGGACGGCCGCCCGCATCACGGCCGACGGCTCGGACCGCTTCGACGAGATTCGGGCGGCCGCCGCCGACCTCTTCGCCGGTCTGGACTACGACGGGCCGGACCTGGCCCGCCCGCGACTGTTCGGCGGCTTCGCCTTCCACGACTCGCACCGGGCGGCCCCGCCGTGGCGGGGTTTCCCCGGCGCGACGTTCCTCCTCCCCAGAATGCAACTCGTGCGCGCCGACGGCGAGGCGTGGCTGACCGTCTCGGCCCGCGACAGCGCGCCCGAGGAGGTCGAGGCGGCGCTGGAGAACGCAAAACGGTCCATCGAGGGGAGTTCGCCGTCCGGCGCGTCGGCTTCCGACGCGCCGGACGGCGAACCGCCGGGCGTGGTCGGGACCGAACCCACCACCTCCCGCGAGGAGTGGGCCGAACAGGTCCGCGCGGCGGTCGAGCGCATCCGGGGCGGCGAACTGTCGAAGGTCGTCATCGCGCAGGCGCTCGCGGCGACGCTCGAAGCCCCCGTCTCGGTCCCCGACGCGCTCGAACGCCTCGGCGAGTCGTACCCCGACTGCTTCCGATTTTTCGTCGAACCGACCGCCGAGGCCGGGTTCTTCGGCGCGACCCCCGAGCGACTCACCACGCTCCGCGGCCGAACCGTCGAGACCGAGGCGCTGGCTGGGTCGGTCGGCCGGGGCGGGACCCCCGAGGAGGACGCCGAACTCGAAGCCAGCCTCCGGGAGAGCGAGAAGATGATACACGAACACGAACTGGTCGGCCGGACCATCCGGGACCAACTCGCGCCGCTGGCCGGCGAGGTCCGAGTGGGCGACCGCCGGGTGCGAAAGCTGGCGAACATCCAGCACCTCTGGACGCCCATCGAGGCCGACCTCGCCGTCGACGACCACGTCCTCTCCATCGTCGAGGCGCTCCACCCGACGCCCGCAGTCGGCGGCGTCCCGCCGAGCGCCGCCCTCGACGCCATCCGGGAGACCGAGACGTTCGACCGTGGGTGGTACGCCGCGCCGGTCGGCTGGTTCGACGCCGCGGGCGACGGCACCTTCGCGGTCGGCCTCCGCTCGGGCGTCGCCGAGAGCGACCGGGTGACGCTGTTCGCGGGCAACGGCATCGTCGGCGACAGCGACCCCGACGCCGAGTACGAGGAAGTGCAACTGAAGTACCGGCCGATTCTCGACGAACTGGAGCGGCGGTGA
- a CDS encoding methytransferase partner Trm112, with protein MKESLMDIICCPLDKHELELDVVESNEEEVLDGTLTCTECGETYPIEDGIPNLLPPDMRDAEA; from the coding sequence ATGAAGGAGTCGCTGATGGACATCATCTGCTGTCCGCTGGACAAACACGAACTCGAACTCGACGTGGTCGAGTCGAACGAAGAGGAAGTCCTCGACGGGACGCTCACCTGCACCGAGTGCGGCGAAACCTACCCCATCGAGGACGGCATCCCGAACCTCCTGCCGCCGGACATGCGCGACGCCGAAGCCTGA
- a CDS encoding sulfite oxidase-like oxidoreductase: MSVTDVTDLYEEFGDERLPPGQRETKKFPVLSKGGTPEWDPETWEFTVTGAVENELSLSWEEFTDLPSETQRQDFHCVTGWSKFDCEFTGVTFPTLAEEAGVADDAVHVMFSALDGYTTDLPLDDCDREEVVFVYDFDGESLPREHGGPLRAVTPHKYAYKGAKWVDGVEFLTEPERGYWEKRGYSDTANPWNEERYS; this comes from the coding sequence ATGAGTGTCACGGACGTTACCGACCTCTACGAGGAGTTCGGCGACGAGCGCCTCCCGCCGGGTCAGCGAGAGACGAAGAAGTTCCCCGTCCTCTCGAAGGGTGGAACGCCCGAGTGGGACCCCGAGACGTGGGAGTTCACGGTGACCGGCGCGGTCGAGAACGAACTGTCGCTGTCGTGGGAGGAGTTCACCGACCTTCCGAGCGAAACCCAGCGCCAGGACTTCCACTGCGTCACCGGGTGGAGCAAGTTCGACTGCGAGTTCACGGGAGTCACCTTCCCGACGCTCGCGGAAGAGGCGGGCGTCGCGGACGACGCGGTCCACGTCATGTTCTCCGCGCTCGACGGCTACACAACGGACCTCCCGCTCGATGACTGCGACCGCGAGGAGGTCGTGTTCGTCTACGACTTCGACGGCGAGTCCCTCCCGCGCGAGCACGGCGGGCCGCTCCGGGCCGTCACGCCCCACAAGTACGCCTACAAGGGTGCCAAGTGGGTCGACGGCGTGGAGTTCCTCACCGAACCCGAACGGGGCTACTGGGAGAAGCGCGGCTACTCCGACACCGCGAACCCGTGGAACGAAGAGCGGTACAGCTGA